The genomic region GTTCGATCGCCGGACGGATCTCATCGGGGCGCTCCACGAATTCTCCATAGCCGCCGAGCGCTTCGACCATCTTGTCGTAGCGTTGGAAGCCGAGATCGCGCCCCACGTTGCCGCCGGTCTTACGCGAGGTGAATCCACCGTTGTTCGAGACCACTACCACGATGGGCAAGCGATGCCGAATGGCGGTGTCCATTTCCATCCCGTTCCAGCCGAATGCTCCGTCGCCGCTCAGCACCAGCACGGGGAGGTCAGGACGCGCAGCCTGCGCGCCGATTCCGAACGGGATACCGACGCCCATACAGCCATGCGGACCGGCATTGAGACTGCAGCGCGCCTGGTAGATGGGAATCGATTGGCGAGCGAAGTTCAGTATTTCATGTCCGTCAACCACCAGGATGGTCTCCCGTGAAATGACTTCCTTGACCTCGTTGCAGAGGCGCAGCGGATGGATCGGAACCGCATTGGAGTGCAACAGCGGCGCCGAGCGTTCCAGGTTCGACCGATGCTTGACGGCGAGCTGCGCGACCCATTCGGTCTCGTGCTTGGGATCAAACTTGCCGGCCGCCTCAAGGGTGAGTTGCTCGAGCACCAGTCTGGCGTCACCGATGATGCCTATGTCGGCGGCACGATTATGGCCGATCTCCTTACCGTCGAGGTTCACGTTGATCAGCTTGGCGTCCGGCGAAAAACGCGGAGGTCGCAGGAATGACAGCATCGAGTTGGCGCGGGCACCGATTACCAACACCACATCTGCTTCGCGAAATGCGGTCGAGCGCGCCCCTGGGAACGAGCGGGGATGGTCTTCCGCAACGACTCCACGACCTTGGGGAGTGGTGAAGAAGGGCAGTCCCGTCGCTTCGATAAACTTTTGCAGCTGATCCTCCGCCCGTGACCACAGCACGCCGCTTCCCGTAAGGACCAGCGGTTTGCGTGCCTTGGCCAGAAGCTCGACCGCGCTGCGGATCAGAGCTGGATCACCTGCGGGACGCGCTTCGGTCCGCGAGGGGCTCGCGACCCACTGAATTTTCTCCTCCTCGACCTTACCAGCGAGCACGTCACCCGGCAGGTCGAGGTAGACCGGACCCCGCTTGCCGTCGAGCGCCTCGCGAAAAGCAATGCTGATATATTCAGGAATCCGGTACCCGAGGTCGACGCGATACGCAGCCTTCACGATCGGTCGCATCATCGGAATCTGGTCCATCTCCTGGAACGTGTCGAGCGTGGTACCGCGCATCGGCGCGGCGCCGCCGATCGCGATGACCGGGGCGGCATCAGCCCATGCGTTGCCAAGACCGGTCACCAGGTTGGCGACACCCGGACCCATCGGTGCGATACAGATTCCGGGTTTCCCCGTAACCCTCGCATACGCGTGCGCCATCATGGCCGCCGCCTGCTCGTGGCGCACGTAGATCCCCTGCATGCCCAGTTCCAGGCACGCGCCCGCGGTCCCCGAGGTGGGCCCGCCCATCATGAAGAAGATCGTGTCGACGCCTTCCTGCTTGAACGACTGAGCGATGATCTGTTCCCCGCGTAGTGTTCCCATGGTCGATTGCCTCCAAGCTGCCCGGCTAAGCCATGTGGCAAACGAGCAACAAGCGGCCGTCTCTGTCAAGCGGATCGGGGAAGCAGCAATCGCCTCGTCGGTGGGGTGCTTGAAATGGTTCTGGCTGAGGCGACGCTGTGGGTGAGATTGGCGCACGCGGGTACCTGGTTCATGGCACGTTAGGCAGAGGAAATGCGCATAGTCGGGACCTGCCGCTGTCCATGCGCACCAGGAGGCTTCTGAGGCAGAGGTCCCCTTCCTCGAGGAGGTTGTGTTTGGAACGCTGGGGTGTGAAAAGTTGAAGCGCTGAGAGGGCGGAATCACATGGCACAGACGTCGAAGCGTATGCTCGAGGGCTACCGGGTGCTCGATTTCACCCAGGTCCTGGCCGGACCGACCACGACGCGATATCTGGCCGAGATGGGCGCCGAGGTAGTCAAGGTCGAGTTTGCTCCTAACGGCGATATATCGCGCGCGGTACCTTACATTCGGAACGGGCGGAGCGCGTATTACGTCCAGCAGAATCTGGGCAAGAAAAGTTTGTGCCTCGACCTCAAGAATCCCAAGGCGGTGGAGATCATCCGCGACCTGATCCAGAAGGTCGATGTGATCGTGGAGAATTACGCGCCCGGCGTGATCGCGCGGCTGGGATTCGGCTACGAGGCGGTCCGGGCGCTTCACCCGAAAGTCATCATGTGTTCGATCTCGACCTTCGGGCAGAACGGACCACTCGCGAACCGCCCAGGCTACGACTTTATCGGATGCGCCTATTCGGGGGTGTTGAGCATGATTGGCGAGCGCGACGGCGCCCCATCGCTGCCCGCGGTAGGAGTCGGCGATATCAGCACCGGGGTGCACGCCCTGTCAGCGATCGTGGCGGCGCTGCTCCATCGCGAACGGACCGGCGAGGGGCAATATCTCGAGACCTCGTTGCTGGATTGTTATTTCAGCTACCACGACATGCCGGTACACACCGCGAGTTTGAGCGGCGGCGCGATTTTGCCGCGGCGCAACGGCGCACACCATTACGCGGTTGCCCCGCTCGGCATATTCAACGGCAAACGGCATCCGATTCTGATCATGGCGGGAACCCAACACCAATTCCCGTATCTGTGCAGTGCGATGGGGAAGCCGGAGCTCGCGGAGGATACGCGCTTTCGCACCATTTCTGCTCGTATGGAGCACCTCGAAGAACTCAAGGCACTCATTCAGAAGTGGTTCGACGCAATGCCGACCGACGAGGCGGTGTACCGCTGTTTCGAAGAGTATCGGGTGCCCTTCGCGGAAGTGTTATCGACTGAAGAGGCGATGGCGCATCCGCATCTGCGCGAGCGCGAGCTGGTGCGGACGGTGAGCGATCGTTTCCTGGGCGAGTTCGAGGTACCAGGGTTTCCGCTGCGCTTTTCGGGTTACGGGCGGCATCGGACGACTACGGCGCCGACCTTGGGAGAGCACAACGCGGCGGTGCTGCGCGAGTATCTGGGATACTCGCCAGAGCGGATTTCGGCGCTGGAGGGTGAGGGTGTGCTGTGTCGTGGCGAGCGTTGACGGGCAGGCGCGGCTGATGCGCCAATCGGGGGGAGCTGAACTAACCCCGGACCCCAACGTTATCTAGGCGACCGGCCTGAGGTGCGGAGCGACCTCCCGGGCGAACAGGTCCATCGAACGGCGTGACCGTTCTGGTGCCAGGCCGGGCAGATGCATTCCGAGCACCAAGTGCGTCGTTCGCACATTCTTGAAGGACTCGTTAAGACGCGCCGTGACTTCGTCCGGGCTCCCAAACAGTGGAGTAAACATCAGGCCTTGCGCCTGGCGAAGCTTGGATGGTTCCGGCAGATTCGCGAATTGCGCGGCGTTGGGCATCTCGTTGGCCTCCACGATCCAGCGGCCATACAGCCTCAGCATGCAATGATAGTGATCCTGCGCCTCAGACCAGGCTTCGTCGCTGCTCCGCGCGACATAGGTCCAGTGGAGTTGGGCGGCGCTGTAGTCCGCGGGATTCCGCCCTGCCTGGCGCAGTGATTCATCATAGATTTGTTGTGCGCGCGGATCGCCCAAACCCATGAAGTGACATCCCATCCGGCCCGCGCGCCGGATAGCCTTGGGCGCGCCCGCCCCAATCCACAGGGGCGGATGCGGCTTCTGCACTACGGGTGGCATCAAGGTGATGTTCTGCACTCGGTAGTGCTGTCCGGAGTACGAGAACTCCTTTTTGGTCCACGCACCGCGCAGTACCTCGATGCCCTCTTCCATTCGCCCTGCGCGTGCTTTTCGATCAACGCCGTAGCCGGCGAATTCATTCGGGCCGTAGCCCTGGCCCACCCCGAGATCGAAGCGGCCGTTGGAGATGATGTCAATCGTCGCCGCATCCTCGGCGACCCGGACGGCATTGTGCAGGGGTAGCAGCACCAGGTAAGTGCCCACTCTGATGCGCGTGGTAGTCGCGGCGATTGCGGACGCGATCGGAAGAATCGCGGGCGAGTAGCCATCTTCGGCGAAGTGGTGCTCAGTGAGCCACGCCTGGTCGTAGCCAAGTTCCTCGGCGCCTCGGATTTGCGCAAGCTGCTCGGCGTAGAACTGCGGCCACGGCCTCCGCCATTCAACCGGGTTCCGGAACGGGAACAACAATCCGATATTGAGCTGATTGCAAAGGCTCATTCGCCATTGACTATTCCGCCACCCTGGTTTTGACAAGCCTGCGAAGCTGGTAGTGACCTTCGCGGAGGTTTGACGAGAGGGCGTCAAGCGTGCCTGACTACGGTTGGGCGAGCGCGCGCAGGCGGATAACGCTTGAGGCGACCCCACAGAGGAGACGCCGGCCATGGTGAACGATTTCGATTTGACCAATCCCGATTTCTTCGTTTCCGGCGATCCGCATTCGGTTTGGAGAGAACTGCGCGCGGCTGATCCCGTGCATTGGACCGAGCGCCAGAACAAACGGGGCTTCTGGTCGATAACCAAGTACGATGACGCACAGCGCGTCTATCGTGATCCGACGACTTTCAGCTCGCTGGGCGGTATCGCTCTCGGTTTCGCTGACGCACCCGATCCGAATCAGCCGCGCATGCTGTTCGGCTTCGGCCAGATGATGATCACCACAGACCCACCGCGCCACGGGCGAATCCGGCAGATGCTCAATCGGCGATTTACGCCGCGCGCGCTGGCGCCGCATGAACCGCACGTGCGCGCGATCACCCGGGAAATCATCGACGCGGTCGCCGAGCAGGGCCGTTGCGACCTGGTAGTCGATGTAGCGGCGAAGCTGCCAACCGCGGTCATCTGCGAGATGCTCGCGGTCCCGCGCGAAGATTGGGACCTAATGTTCGCGCTCGGCAACATGACATTGGGGAACGAAGACCCCGAGTACCAGGTCGACGGATCTGCCCAGAAGACCGGTGCGCAGGCACAGAGGGACATCTTCAACTATTTCATGAGGTTAATCGGCGAACGACGCAGCAGCCCGGGTGACGACCTGGTCAGCGCGCTCGTACACGGTGACATCGAAGGTGACCACCTCAGCGACCTTGAGGTGGTGTTCAACTGCTTCCTGCTGATCCTGGGAGGCCAGGAAACCACCCGCAACGCGATCACCGGGGGCATGGACGCGTTGATGCGCTGTCCCGACGATCGCGAACGCCTGGCGCGCCAGTCAGCACTGATGCCGACCGCCATCGAAGAAATCCTGCGCTGGACCTCACCGATCACTCATATAATGCGCACCGCAACGCGCGCGGTGGAGCTGCGCGGGCGATCGATTCAGGAAGGGGACCGGGTGGTCATCTGGAACCCATCCGCGAATCGTGACGAGGAGGTGTTCGCGGATCCCTACACCTTCGACCTTGCTCGCAAGCCCAACGACCACATCGCGTTCGGCTACGGTGAACATTTCTGTATCGGTGCGAACCTCGCTCGACTCGAGCTGCGCGTGATGCTCGATGAACTGCTCCGCCGCATGCCGGACATGGCTCCGGCTGGAGCGCCAGAGCGTTTGCGATCCAATCTGCTCGCCGGCATCAAGCATCTGCCGGTCACGTACACTCCAGCCCGGGTCGCGGCCTGACCGCGGCGCTTCGTGGAGAGACAATCATGAAACTGGACGGCAAGAACGCGCTAATCACGGGCGCAGGATCGGGAATGGGCAGAGCAACGGCGCTATTGTTTGCGCGCGAGGGGGCGAAGGTCGCGGCCATCGACATAGATGAAAAGGCTGCCGCCGAGACGGCCACTCAAATAGAGCGCAACGGCGGGAAGGCGGTGGCAATTCGCGCTGACGTTTCGGTGGAAGCCGACGCAAAGCAGATGGTCGAAACTGCGGCGCGGCGGCTGGGCACGCCTGGCGTACTGTTCAACAACGCGGGCATCGAAGGCGAATCGGCGTTTATCGGCAAGATGACGGCCGAGGCTTTCGACCGCGTGATTGCCATCAACCTGCGCGGCGTATTCCTCGGGATGAAATATGTCCTCCCGCCCATGGTCGACGCCGGAGGCGGTTCGATTATCAACCAGGCTTCGATCGCAGGGATGGTGGCGGTGCGCGGTGGAGCAGCATACAGCGCGGCAAAGGCCGGAGTAATCGCCATGACACGCGTGGCGGCGCTCGAATACGCGCGCTTTAACATCCGCGTCAACTGCATCTGCCCGGGCGGCATCGAAACCGAGATGGCCAAGCGCATTCGGCGCGGCGCCGAGCCCGACCCGAAGGACGTGAGGCGCATCTCGGTGCTCGGACGGATGGGAGAGCCGGAGGAGATCGCGAACATGGCGCTGTTCCTCGCCAGCAGCGATTCATCGTTCGCGACCGGCGCACCATTCGTAGTCGACGGGGGTTGGACGATCCGCTAGACGCCAGAGCGCGCTCCATCAGGGTGAAGCGCCCCCGGCGGTCACTCGAGGGTTTACAGAATGCGACTTCAGGACAAGGTAGCAGTGATCACCGGCGGTGCGAGCGGGATGGGCCGTGCCACCGCGACGCGCTTTCTTCAGGAGGGAGCGTCGGTAGTCATCGCCGACTACAACGAGGACACCGGCAAGCAGACGCTTGCGCTTTGCGCCGAACGGGGCTTCCGCGACCGGGCGCGGTTCATCCGCACGGATGTTGCGAAGGAGCCCGAGGTCGCGGCGATGATCGCGCTGGCGATTTCGGAATTCGGAAAAGTAGATGTGGTATTCAACAATGCCGGCCTGGGCGGAGCGTTGGGCCCGGTCTGGGACATCGAGGTGGAAGAATGGGATTACACCTTTGATGTTCTAGCGAAGGGAGTCTTCCTGGGGATCAAACATGCTGCTCGCGCAATGAAGCGGCAGGGCGGGGGCGGCTCAATCATTAGCACCGCGTCTGTCGCGGGGTTGAGCGGCGGAAGCGGACCCCTGGTTTATTCGGCCGCCAAGGCGGCGGTCATCAATCTAACCCGAGCTGCGGCCCTTCAACTGGCGCCGGATCGCATCCGGGTCAACGCGATTTGTCCGGGTGGCGTGCTGACACCGCTCACCGATCGCGGCAACCCGGCGACGGTGGCCAAGCAGCTCGACAAATTCCAGCCCTGGCCTGAGCACGGAAAGCCGGAGAATATCGCCGGGGCGGCGTTGTTCCTGGCCAGTGACGATTCCGAGTTTGTCACCGGTGAAGCGATAGTGGTGGATGGAGGATTGACCGCGGCGGGACCCAACGTCTGGAAAGGATTTGGCGGAGCTGCCGAGGCCCAACTGTCACAGACGGTCGTGAATCGGGGCAGCACCGGCGCTCCCAGCACTAGACGGGCGGTAGGAAAAATCTAGACGCTGATCGATGAAGTCTGCCGCTGGGCCGCAAAGAAAACCGGACTGGTGTCGAGGCGGCGACCGCGCGCTCTGCCAGGTGCGGTAACTATCCATACATAGGGAGGAACCCACAGGTGGCTATTAGTCTTGAAGATCGGGTGCACGAGCTGTAAGCAAAGGTCGCAGAACTGAGCGA from Candidatus Binataceae bacterium harbors:
- a CDS encoding thiamine pyrophosphate-binding protein, with the translated sequence MGTLRGEQIIAQSFKQEGVDTIFFMMGGPTSGTAGACLELGMQGIYVRHEQAAAMMAHAYARVTGKPGICIAPMGPGVANLVTGLGNAWADAAPVIAIGGAAPMRGTTLDTFQEMDQIPMMRPIVKAAYRVDLGYRIPEYISIAFREALDGKRGPVYLDLPGDVLAGKVEEEKIQWVASPSRTEARPAGDPALIRSAVELLAKARKPLVLTGSGVLWSRAEDQLQKFIEATGLPFFTTPQGRGVVAEDHPRSFPGARSTAFREADVVLVIGARANSMLSFLRPPRFSPDAKLINVNLDGKEIGHNRAADIGIIGDARLVLEQLTLEAAGKFDPKHETEWVAQLAVKHRSNLERSAPLLHSNAVPIHPLRLCNEVKEVISRETILVVDGHEILNFARQSIPIYQARCSLNAGPHGCMGVGIPFGIGAQAARPDLPVLVLSGDGAFGWNGMEMDTAIRHRLPIVVVVSNNGGFTSRKTGGNVGRDLGFQRYDKMVEALGGYGEFVERPDEIRPAIERAIKSRKTALVNVCTDPEAQATTDMGFAGY
- a CDS encoding CaiB/BaiF CoA-transferase family protein, whose product is MAQTSKRMLEGYRVLDFTQVLAGPTTTRYLAEMGAEVVKVEFAPNGDISRAVPYIRNGRSAYYVQQNLGKKSLCLDLKNPKAVEIIRDLIQKVDVIVENYAPGVIARLGFGYEAVRALHPKVIMCSISTFGQNGPLANRPGYDFIGCAYSGVLSMIGERDGAPSLPAVGVGDISTGVHALSAIVAALLHRERTGEGQYLETSLLDCYFSYHDMPVHTASLSGGAILPRRNGAHHYAVAPLGIFNGKRHPILIMAGTQHQFPYLCSAMGKPELAEDTRFRTISARMEHLEELKALIQKWFDAMPTDEAVYRCFEEYRVPFAEVLSTEEAMAHPHLRERELVRTVSDRFLGEFEVPGFPLRFSGYGRHRTTTAPTLGEHNAAVLREYLGYSPERISALEGEGVLCRGER
- a CDS encoding LLM class flavin-dependent oxidoreductase, with translation MSLCNQLNIGLLFPFRNPVEWRRPWPQFYAEQLAQIRGAEELGYDQAWLTEHHFAEDGYSPAILPIASAIAATTTRIRVGTYLVLLPLHNAVRVAEDAATIDIISNGRFDLGVGQGYGPNEFAGYGVDRKARAGRMEEGIEVLRGAWTKKEFSYSGQHYRVQNITLMPPVVQKPHPPLWIGAGAPKAIRRAGRMGCHFMGLGDPRAQQIYDESLRQAGRNPADYSAAQLHWTYVARSSDEAWSEAQDHYHCMLRLYGRWIVEANEMPNAAQFANLPEPSKLRQAQGLMFTPLFGSPDEVTARLNESFKNVRTTHLVLGMHLPGLAPERSRRSMDLFAREVAPHLRPVA
- a CDS encoding cytochrome P450; the protein is MVNDFDLTNPDFFVSGDPHSVWRELRAADPVHWTERQNKRGFWSITKYDDAQRVYRDPTTFSSLGGIALGFADAPDPNQPRMLFGFGQMMITTDPPRHGRIRQMLNRRFTPRALAPHEPHVRAITREIIDAVAEQGRCDLVVDVAAKLPTAVICEMLAVPREDWDLMFALGNMTLGNEDPEYQVDGSAQKTGAQAQRDIFNYFMRLIGERRSSPGDDLVSALVHGDIEGDHLSDLEVVFNCFLLILGGQETTRNAITGGMDALMRCPDDRERLARQSALMPTAIEEILRWTSPITHIMRTATRAVELRGRSIQEGDRVVIWNPSANRDEEVFADPYTFDLARKPNDHIAFGYGEHFCIGANLARLELRVMLDELLRRMPDMAPAGAPERLRSNLLAGIKHLPVTYTPARVAA
- a CDS encoding SDR family NAD(P)-dependent oxidoreductase, producing MKLDGKNALITGAGSGMGRATALLFAREGAKVAAIDIDEKAAAETATQIERNGGKAVAIRADVSVEADAKQMVETAARRLGTPGVLFNNAGIEGESAFIGKMTAEAFDRVIAINLRGVFLGMKYVLPPMVDAGGGSIINQASIAGMVAVRGGAAYSAAKAGVIAMTRVAALEYARFNIRVNCICPGGIETEMAKRIRRGAEPDPKDVRRISVLGRMGEPEEIANMALFLASSDSSFATGAPFVVDGGWTIR
- a CDS encoding SDR family oxidoreductase, which encodes MRLQDKVAVITGGASGMGRATATRFLQEGASVVIADYNEDTGKQTLALCAERGFRDRARFIRTDVAKEPEVAAMIALAISEFGKVDVVFNNAGLGGALGPVWDIEVEEWDYTFDVLAKGVFLGIKHAARAMKRQGGGGSIISTASVAGLSGGSGPLVYSAAKAAVINLTRAAALQLAPDRIRVNAICPGGVLTPLTDRGNPATVAKQLDKFQPWPEHGKPENIAGAALFLASDDSEFVTGEAIVVDGGLTAAGPNVWKGFGGAAEAQLSQTVVNRGSTGAPSTRRAVGKI